A genome region from Ghiorsea bivora includes the following:
- a CDS encoding RluA family pseudouridine synthase, translating into MFTYSAQDLEAAIIFEDSRFIFINKPTGLAVHGVIQQECAPDSLGVIELLRLSRPDVPYLELAHRLDRPTSGVLVVAKRKSALRAFQKQQENRGVDKHYVALVKGVWQGGHKKVDTPLLKVKHQDGSWSVHVDKAKGKRAVSYFAPVESHEDTSLLRIKIITGRTHQIRVHASSIGFPIAGDNQYGDKAFNQSEAYKRLMLHAESIKFSLPDIAEYDIQASIPF; encoded by the coding sequence ATTCAGCCCAAGATTTGGAAGCAGCGATTATATTTGAAGATTCGCGGTTTATTTTTATCAATAAACCTACAGGTTTGGCTGTGCATGGTGTGATTCAACAAGAATGTGCGCCTGATAGCCTTGGTGTGATTGAATTGTTGCGTTTATCGCGACCTGATGTGCCGTATTTGGAATTGGCGCACCGCTTGGATAGACCTACATCGGGTGTACTGGTGGTTGCCAAGCGAAAAAGTGCATTACGTGCATTTCAGAAGCAGCAGGAAAACAGAGGCGTGGATAAACATTATGTGGCTCTCGTCAAAGGTGTGTGGCAGGGCGGGCATAAAAAAGTGGATACACCATTGCTTAAGGTGAAACATCAAGATGGCAGTTGGTCGGTGCATGTAGATAAAGCGAAAGGTAAGCGTGCAGTATCTTATTTTGCACCCGTTGAATCTCATGAAGATACATCACTGCTGCGCATCAAAATCATCACAGGACGCACCCATCAAATCAGAGTACACGCATCATCCATTGGTTTTCCTATTGCGGGTGACAATCAATATGGTGATAAAGCCTTTAATCAAAGCGAGGCGTACAAGCGTTTAATGCTTCACGCGGAATCCATCAAATTCTCACTGCCTGACATTGCAGAGTATGATATTCAAGCCTCCATACCTTTCTGA
- a CDS encoding phosphatidylserine decarboxylase — protein MSQDFEIQVFNRYENKMDIEKVYGGDMVKFAYGNPIGRLLAPFIASKMLSRLYGKAQDSVKSAQKVPPFIKNFAIQIEQYQKGSLKGNPIETSYQSFNEFFIRKFKDGQRTFTPKDEEMGAFAEARYFGHESMTDDLNIPVKGSMLRAIDLIGDDELAKDFIDGPLIIARLCPVDYHRYHYPDDGRTLQSFTVAGDLHSVNPLALKYRHDIFIKNERRVSILETEHFGKLAYIEVGATMVGKIVQTYDESKPFKKGDEKGYFLFGGSTVVLCGEKGKWVPSTDMLENTKAGIETYIQLGDVVARKPASKNRSTQKGMEA, from the coding sequence ATGAGCCAAGACTTTGAAATTCAAGTATTTAACCGCTACGAAAACAAAATGGACATTGAAAAAGTCTATGGTGGTGACATGGTTAAATTTGCCTATGGCAACCCCATAGGACGGCTTCTAGCACCTTTTATTGCCAGCAAAATGCTCAGCCGGCTCTACGGAAAAGCACAAGATAGTGTGAAATCTGCACAAAAAGTGCCACCTTTTATTAAAAACTTTGCTATTCAAATTGAGCAATATCAAAAAGGGTCTTTGAAAGGCAACCCTATTGAAACATCCTACCAATCCTTTAATGAGTTCTTTATTCGCAAGTTTAAAGACGGACAAAGAACTTTTACCCCAAAAGATGAAGAAATGGGCGCGTTTGCCGAAGCGCGATACTTTGGGCATGAAAGCATGACCGATGATCTCAATATCCCCGTTAAAGGATCCATGTTGCGCGCTATTGATCTGATTGGTGATGATGAATTAGCCAAAGACTTTATTGATGGCCCACTGATAATTGCGAGATTATGCCCTGTGGATTATCACCGCTACCACTATCCCGATGATGGCAGAACGCTTCAATCTTTTACAGTTGCTGGCGACCTACATTCAGTCAATCCATTGGCGTTAAAATATAGGCACGATATTTTTATCAAAAATGAAAGGCGTGTCTCCATCTTGGAAACGGAACACTTTGGCAAGCTCGCCTATATTGAAGTGGGCGCAACCATGGTGGGTAAAATCGTACAAACCTATGATGAATCTAAACCTTTTAAAAAAGGCGATGAAAAAGGCTATTTTCTTTTTGGTGGAAGCACAGTTGTGTTATGTGGTGAAAAAGGAAAGTGGGTACCTTCCACTGATATGTTAGAAAACACCAAGGCAGGCATAGAAACCTATATCCAACTTGGTGATGTAGTGGCGCGAAAGCCTGCATCTAAAAACCGCAGTACTCAGAAAGGTATGGAGGCTTGA
- a CDS encoding peptidase U32 family protein: MSRKIELLAPGGGVEAIKAAVIAGANAVYCGLDNFNARNRAANLSYDDLTGVIRLAHKYDCDVFLTVNVVILEQELPSLIKLLNKLMNSGVDGIIVQDVGIFNLVKKYFPTLDIHASTQLTTHNEGQIKFLGKLGASRLNLSRELNIHEIKTLTAVAHDYDVLTEVFVHGALCIAFSGQCYSSSVSVGNSGNRGSCSQACRDEYEITDAGNRFPLNLKDNSAYFDLPQLVDAQVDSLKIEGRIKNAHYVYTVTDTWRKSIDSFVASGQLAPDDSNLHRVFNRDFTNSFLKGNLAKDMFIDNPRDHSIEHAVKKSSAKTVIQIQEVKDGLFAKKNELGEELNEKIQYLSIAKQPLQLTFSGQLGQPLRLTLTIGDTVDGIDTHKTHTLQTESTLRTTKELPITQAVIEKRFKKFASQDYNITGFNCTDLSEGLSIPFKELTQLKNQAAYILNHEIELVPFVDIPPLQNHTKQDAKHSMSILIADEKDVSLCDITDADVYFKLPESWKKGCDKYIDIFKRHPQLIPWFPAVLIGKDYDESVRLLEEIQPARIVSNNTGVAYKAYEMGIEWIAGPFLNTTNSYALLTLQEELNCAGAFISNEINRMQIRKISRPENFKLVYSIYHPILLMTSRQCFFQQTVGCNKPTIEDGCMLKCEKATTITNVKGVSFAVDKQRGGYPSIYNHEQFLNTDIVTDLGELFDEFFIDLTNIGSGSKQEHNKAELLKHFENLIHQASEDGKQQAAKHLSQMVTLSTSAQYIQGL, translated from the coding sequence ATGAGCAGAAAGATTGAATTATTAGCCCCTGGTGGTGGTGTTGAAGCCATTAAAGCTGCTGTGATTGCGGGCGCAAATGCGGTTTACTGCGGCTTGGATAATTTCAACGCTCGCAACCGCGCTGCCAACCTTTCCTATGATGACTTAACGGGCGTGATTCGCTTAGCGCATAAATACGATTGCGATGTGTTTTTAACCGTAAATGTGGTGATTCTGGAACAAGAGCTGCCTAGTCTTATCAAACTATTGAATAAATTGATGAACTCAGGCGTGGACGGCATCATTGTGCAGGATGTTGGTATTTTTAATCTGGTGAAGAAATACTTCCCTACTTTGGATATTCACGCATCCACCCAGCTCACCACGCATAATGAAGGGCAAATCAAATTCTTGGGCAAGCTTGGTGCATCACGCCTGAATTTGTCGCGTGAATTGAATATCCATGAAATTAAAACATTAACTGCCGTTGCACATGACTATGATGTGCTTACCGAAGTGTTTGTGCATGGTGCATTGTGCATCGCGTTCTCGGGGCAATGTTATTCAAGCTCGGTTAGCGTGGGCAACTCGGGCAATAGGGGCAGTTGCAGCCAAGCGTGCCGTGATGAATATGAAATCACCGATGCAGGCAACCGCTTCCCACTAAATTTAAAAGATAACTCCGCATATTTTGACCTACCCCAATTGGTAGATGCACAAGTGGATTCATTAAAAATTGAAGGCCGAATCAAAAATGCTCATTATGTGTATACCGTGACCGACACTTGGCGCAAATCCATTGATAGCTTTGTGGCATCAGGTCAGCTAGCGCCTGATGACTCCAACTTACACCGCGTGTTTAACCGTGATTTCACCAACTCCTTCCTGAAAGGCAACCTCGCCAAAGATATGTTTATCGACAATCCTCGCGACCACAGCATTGAACATGCAGTGAAAAAAAGCAGCGCTAAAACTGTGATACAAATTCAAGAAGTGAAAGATGGCTTGTTTGCCAAAAAGAATGAACTGGGCGAAGAATTGAATGAAAAAATTCAATACCTCAGCATTGCCAAACAACCCTTACAGCTCACTTTCTCTGGGCAATTAGGCCAACCCTTGCGCCTAACCTTAACCATTGGTGATACTGTGGATGGGATTGATACACATAAAACCCACACCTTGCAGACCGAATCAACACTGCGCACGACTAAGGAACTACCCATCACCCAAGCTGTGATTGAAAAGCGATTTAAAAAATTTGCCAGCCAAGATTATAATATCACAGGTTTTAACTGCACAGACCTTAGCGAGGGTTTAAGTATTCCCTTTAAAGAACTCACCCAGCTTAAAAACCAAGCTGCATATATATTAAATCATGAGATTGAACTTGTGCCATTTGTAGATATTCCGCCTCTGCAAAATCATACTAAACAAGATGCAAAACACAGTATGTCTATTCTTATCGCTGATGAAAAAGATGTGAGTTTATGTGATATCACGGATGCAGATGTGTATTTCAAACTGCCTGAAAGCTGGAAAAAAGGCTGCGATAAATACATTGATATTTTTAAGCGCCACCCTCAGCTTATTCCGTGGTTTCCTGCGGTATTGATTGGTAAAGATTATGATGAATCGGTGCGTTTATTAGAAGAAATTCAACCTGCCCGCATTGTCAGCAATAACACAGGCGTGGCATATAAAGCCTATGAAATGGGTATTGAATGGATTGCAGGGCCTTTCTTAAATACCACCAATTCTTATGCGTTACTCACGCTGCAAGAAGAATTAAACTGCGCGGGCGCATTTATTTCAAACGAAATCAATCGCATGCAAATCAGAAAGATTTCACGTCCAGAGAATTTCAAATTGGTGTACAGTATTTACCATCCCATCTTATTGATGACCAGCCGCCAGTGTTTCTTCCAGCAAACTGTAGGCTGTAATAAACCTACAATTGAAGATGGGTGTATGCTCAAATGTGAAAAGGCGACCACGATTACCAATGTGAAAGGTGTATCATTTGCCGTGGATAAACAACGCGGCGGTTATCCAAGCATTTATAATCATGAGCAATTTTTAAACACAGATATTGTCACTGATTTGGGCGAATTGTTTGATGAATTCTTTATCGATCTCACCAATATCGGTTCAGGCTCTAAACAAGAACATAATAAAGCCGAGCTTCTCAAACACTTTGAAAACCTTATCCATCAAGCCAGTGAAGATGGTAAACAACAAGCCGCCAAACATCTAAGCCAAATGGTTACCCTCTCGACAAGTGCGCAATATATTCAGGGCTTATAA
- a CDS encoding MYG1 family protein: MNNKTIATHNGNFHADDVFSIAVFKHILPSFELIRTRNLELIAKADIVVDVGGEYDPETDRFDHHQRGGAGERENGIPYSSFGIIWQKYGLEMCDGNPDLANALDAGLVSTIDAIDCGYVQGVQEGISLSQTIGMFNPTWQEDKHVDECFDEAVEFASRILTRFIAAAKGGLDAKAIVAKAIENAADPRVIVLEQYTPWKKTVVNLSDEALFVVYPSQTGEWRIQTVPAELGTFENRKELPQAWAGLSDKELQDVTGIDDAMFCHNGLFIAGAKSFESTMKMAEMAVDA; the protein is encoded by the coding sequence ATGAATAATAAAACAATAGCAACACACAATGGCAACTTTCACGCAGATGATGTATTTAGTATCGCTGTATTTAAACATATATTGCCTTCTTTTGAGCTGATTCGTACGCGTAATTTAGAGCTTATCGCCAAGGCAGATATTGTTGTGGATGTGGGCGGTGAATACGACCCTGAAACAGACCGCTTTGACCATCATCAACGCGGTGGTGCTGGTGAGCGTGAGAACGGTATCCCCTACTCTTCCTTTGGTATTATTTGGCAGAAATACGGCTTAGAAATGTGTGACGGCAATCCAGACTTGGCTAATGCTTTGGACGCAGGTTTGGTATCCACCATTGATGCCATTGATTGTGGTTATGTTCAAGGTGTTCAAGAAGGTATTAGCCTTAGCCAAACCATTGGCATGTTTAACCCAACTTGGCAGGAAGATAAACATGTAGATGAATGTTTTGATGAAGCCGTTGAATTTGCATCACGTATTTTAACGCGTTTTATTGCAGCTGCTAAAGGTGGTTTAGATGCCAAAGCCATTGTGGCCAAAGCGATTGAAAATGCAGCTGATCCAAGAGTGATTGTATTGGAACAATATACACCATGGAAAAAAACAGTGGTGAACTTATCCGATGAGGCATTATTTGTGGTATATCCATCGCAAACAGGTGAATGGCGCATTCAAACTGTGCCTGCGGAGTTGGGTACATTTGAAAATAGGAAAGAGCTACCACAAGCATGGGCAGGTTTATCCGATAAAGAACTTCAAGATGTGACAGGCATTGATGATGCTATGTTCTGTCATAATGGTTTATTTATTGCGGGTGCAAAATCATTTGAAAGCACCATGAAAATGGCAGAAATGGCCGTTGACGCATAA
- a CDS encoding glutathione S-transferase, with protein MSSTPMLELPVLYSLQNCPYAMRARLALLLAQQKVQLRAITLKDKPVEMLIASPKGTVPVLVINNDEVIEESLGIMLWALKRTDPENLLYAHDESKLSEMLEVIKESDAEFKPTLEKYKRAKRYHGNDLEACRLDCEPFIQALEKRLTQHEFLMGATPSLLDIALLPFIRQFSKVNKAEFSHDRYTNLRRWLRHYLQSRLFAKAMFKYPLWLEHHEQCILGE; from the coding sequence ATGTCATCGACACCTATGCTTGAATTACCCGTGTTGTATTCTTTACAAAACTGCCCCTATGCCATGCGCGCAAGGCTGGCGCTATTGCTTGCGCAACAAAAGGTACAGCTACGCGCGATTACATTAAAAGATAAACCTGTAGAGATGTTGATTGCATCACCCAAAGGTACTGTGCCTGTTTTGGTCATCAACAATGATGAAGTGATTGAGGAAAGTTTAGGTATCATGCTTTGGGCGCTTAAACGCACTGACCCAGAAAACCTGCTTTATGCTCACGATGAAAGTAAACTGAGCGAGATGTTGGAAGTTATTAAAGAAAGCGACGCTGAATTTAAACCTACTCTAGAAAAGTATAAACGTGCCAAACGCTACCACGGCAATGATTTAGAAGCTTGCCGCCTTGACTGCGAGCCTTTTATTCAAGCCCTAGAAAAGAGGCTTACACAGCATGAATTTTTAATGGGTGCTACGCCCAGCTTGCTTGATATTGCATTGCTTCCTTTTATTCGACAATTCTCAAAGGTGAACAAAGCTGAGTTTTCACATGATAGATACACCAACTTACGGCGCTGGTTGCGCCACTATTTGCAAAGCAGATTGTTTGCGAAGGCGATGTTCAAATATCCATTGTGGTTAGAACATCATGAGCAGTGTATCTTGGGTGAGTGA
- a CDS encoding type II toxin-antitoxin system Phd/YefM family antitoxin, whose translation MHQINIHEAKTNLSKLIQEALNGEEVIIAKGNKPVVKLVPLQQQKVTRQLGLAKGKITMTDDFDAPLDDFSAYM comes from the coding sequence ATGCATCAAATCAATATCCATGAAGCGAAAACCAATTTATCCAAGCTGATTCAAGAAGCCTTAAATGGTGAAGAAGTGATTATCGCCAAAGGCAATAAGCCTGTGGTCAAACTTGTACCGTTACAGCAACAAAAAGTGACGCGTCAGCTTGGTTTGGCAAAAGGAAAAATAACCATGACCGATGATTTTGATGCGCCTTTGGATGATTTCTCGGCATATATGTAA
- a CDS encoding spermine/spermidine synthase domain-containing protein — protein MYIKGTCIASTADEHGPIYVYETRTSRILSFDQQIYQSSMKLNDIHGLDLAYTQAMMVGLFFIPSVKLATIMGLGAGSMTKSLLHHFPELSVDTVEYREEVANITKKYFYLPDTNRLSIHIDDAVNYIKNTDMKSDIIFSDLYTSEGMEPQQLQFSYLRDCKDALSQHGVLVLNIWNTALESRKELDDLLALAFENQLLSFEAESGNTIVLAFKNDIPIIKRKALLAKAKQLQGKMNIPMERYAKLLWRTQGNKFGVG, from the coding sequence ATGTATATCAAAGGCACTTGTATCGCATCAACCGCAGATGAACACGGCCCCATTTATGTTTATGAAACAAGAACCAGTAGGATTCTCAGCTTTGATCAACAAATCTATCAAAGCAGCATGAAACTTAATGACATTCACGGATTAGACCTTGCCTATACCCAAGCCATGATGGTGGGTTTATTTTTTATCCCCAGTGTCAAGCTAGCCACTATTATGGGGCTGGGCGCGGGCTCTATGACCAAGAGCCTGCTGCATCATTTTCCCGAGTTAAGTGTAGATACGGTTGAATACCGCGAAGAAGTGGCGAACATAACCAAAAAGTATTTTTATTTACCTGATACCAACCGCCTGTCTATTCATATTGATGATGCGGTGAATTACATCAAAAATACAGACATGAAAAGTGATATTATCTTTTCAGATTTATACACCTCAGAAGGCATGGAACCACAACAACTACAATTTTCCTATTTGCGTGATTGTAAAGATGCACTTAGCCAACATGGTGTGCTCGTACTTAATATCTGGAATACCGCACTTGAATCACGAAAAGAACTGGATGATTTACTGGCACTAGCATTTGAAAACCAACTGTTAAGCTTTGAAGCAGAAAGTGGAAACACCATCGTACTCGCTTTCAAAAATGATATTCCTATCATCAAAAGAAAAGCGCTGCTTGCCAAAGCTAAACAGCTACAAGGAAAAATGAATATTCCCATGGAACGTTATGCCAAACTACTTTGGAGAACACAGGGGAATAAGTTTGGGGTTGGTTAG
- a CDS encoding type II toxin-antitoxin system VapC family toxin — protein sequence MRLLLDTHALIWMASIDDKLSEKAKSLILDTDNELFLSVASIWEMSIKASLGKLILQQPIVQIINEQVQTNGVQLINIEAAHALAVSTLPWHHRDPFDRLIMAQSQLENLTILGCDAAMDAYAIKRVW from the coding sequence ATGCGTTTATTATTGGATACACATGCACTGATTTGGATGGCATCGATTGATGATAAACTTAGCGAAAAAGCCAAGTCACTCATTTTAGATACGGATAATGAATTATTTCTAAGCGTTGCCAGCATTTGGGAAATGTCTATCAAAGCAAGCCTTGGCAAACTTATTTTACAACAGCCTATTGTGCAGATTATTAATGAACAAGTGCAAACCAATGGCGTACAGCTTATCAATATCGAAGCTGCACATGCTTTAGCCGTAAGCACATTACCTTGGCATCACCGAGACCCATTTGACCGTTTAATCATGGCTCAAAGCCAATTGGAAAACCTAACTATTTTAGGCTGTGATGCGGCGATGGATGCTTATGCAATTAAAAGGGTTTGGTGA